In the Moraxella osloensis genome, ACACGCTTGTTATGCGTATTATTGCTGGTTTTTTTGGTGTTTTTGGCGATGGTGTATTGGATAATTGACCAGCAAGCCAAGCCTGAAGTCGCCAAACTGACTTCTCAGACTATCATTGAAACTGGCAATGAGGCAGTGAATGGTATTTTGTCGCGTGTGAGTCAAATTGATGGCATGGCAGTGACAGCCAGTCGTATGACTGGCAGTTTGCCCAAGAATGCCGATATTATCAACACCAGTGTTGGCAATTTAATGGCAAATATGGATAAAGGCATTGTCGGCGGCGGTGTGTGGTACGACCCTTTGATGTACAAACCTAACGTCGATGAAGCCGCGTTTGTTTGGCAACGCGATATGAAGGGTGTCATGCAGTCTGCCAGCCAATATCAAACCATCAATCCTGGCTATCAAGCACCAAGCAAACTTACCGCAAATCGGGTAGCCGACCAAAAAACCCAACCACAGCTTGCCATGCCCTATTACCGTGATTGGTGGTATGTGCCCGCCGTATATGCCAATCATGACCACTGTGTGTGGAGCCGTGCTTATATTCACCCGACCACCAAACAGCCCGTCATGACCTGTGCCAAGGCGATTTTTAATGCCCAAAACAATGGCTTTGAAGGGGTGGTGAGTTTTGATGTGCTGCTCGGGCGTATGCAGTCGATGGTCAAAGAATGGCAGCGCAAAACAGGCGGTTATGTGTTTTTGGTCGATATGAACAACAACTTTTTGACCTTCCCCAATGAAGCCCAAGTCAAACAAGTGACTGCTACTAACCCGCAAGGCGAGATGATTGATGTTAATAGTTTTGCCAAGAAAAACCCTGATTTTGCCCCCATTGCCAAAAGCTTAGACAACATCAATGACAACATCATCAAACAAGCGCAAAAAATAGACGGTGGTAAATTTGATTTTACGGCCAATACGCTAGTAAGTAGTACCAATCTACAAAAAATCTCCGCCTCAGAAGCACGCATCATTTCAGCCATGCTAATGACCCAAAGCGGGCAAAATGAAAATCTCAACGCCACCCATTTTGTCGAACAAGTAAGCTTAGACAACGATTTATTGCTCAAAACCCCTTCAACCGCGTTTATTTTTGCCATGCCGATGACCAATTGGAAAATGGTCATCGTCAAACCCAATCAAGAACTGATGTTATTTGCCAATCAACTAGGTAAACAGCTGCAATGGTATATGCTATTGGGTTTCTTACCGGTACTGCTATTAAGTGGTTATATTTTCCACCGTATTTTGGCGGTACCGCTGCACCAAGTCGCTCGTAACGTCCGTGAAATCGGTCAGTTGATTGCACAAAAAAAATATCTGTCACTCAGTGATCACAAATTGCCACCGGCAAACATTCAAGAAATTGGCGTGATTACTGACTCGATGAACCAGCTGGTTGATCGGGTGGTCGAGAACGAAGGCGCATTAGCAAAAGTCAATGAACGCTTGGAGCAGCAAGTGGCAGAGCGTACCGAAAACTTACACCAAGCATTAAAAGATTTAAAAGCCTCTCAAGTGCAGTTGGTACAATCAGAGAAAATGGCAACCATCGGTCAAATGGTCGCAGGTGTTGCCCATGAAGTGAACACGCCATTGGGCTATGTGGGTAGTAACTTAGAGTTGATTGATGAAAATATCGTACGCTATGACGAATTGATTGACCATACCCAGCAGCTCAAACATCTGATGCAAGCGTCGCCGACTGATACAGCAACCATCAACCAAACCATTGAACAAACCATTGCTTGCAGTGATGAATTGGTCGCTGATGCGGTGAGTGATGATTTGCATGGATTGGTGGATGACGCCAAATTTGGGGTTAGCCAAATCTCAGAATTGGTCGTCAATTTACGTGATTTTTCTCGTATCGACCAAGCCAAAATCAAAGCCGTCGATATCAACGACTGTATCAAAAACTCCCTAGTCATTGCCCGTAACAATATCAAGCATTTAGAGGTGATAACTGAATTAAATGCTATCGAACCGGTTAGTTGTAACCCATCCCAGATTAACCAAGTGCTGCTAAACTTATTTAATAACGCGGCACAAGCGATGGGGCAAAATCAGCACCCTACATTACACATTACTAGCACAGAAGATGCCGCCAATGTGTATATCAGCGTGGCAGACAACGGTACGGGGATGAGCGCTGAGACCCAAGCCAAGATTTTTGAACCGTTCTTTACCACCAAAGCGGCAGGCGAAGGTACGGGACTGGGTCTTGCCATTTCGACCCAAATCATGGAGCAGCATAACGGCGATATTCATGTGCAATCACAACTTGGCGAAGGCACGACATTTACCATCAGATTGCCTAAAACAGCGATTAGCAGCGAGCAATCACCCAAGCTTTTAATCGCAGAAGAAAGTTAATGCTAATGTTAGATAACCGATAACCGATGGCGGCTGACAGGCAATCTGCTCAGCCATACACGAGCCACACTTGATTGTGGTCGACCTTAATTGTAGTCAACCTTGATTTTAGTCAACATGCATAAGTGACATGACCATGATAACGACCGTAACTAAACCTAAGATTGCCTTTATCGATGATGAAGACCGCATTCTACGCAGCCTAAAAATGCATTTTCGCACCACCCATGATGTGTTTACCACTACCGAGCCCGATGAGCTACTAAGCTATGTGCAAAATAACGAGGTCCAAGTGGTGATTAGCGACCAACGCATGCCAAAAAAACTGGGTGTCGAAGTACTAAAAGATGTCAAAAACGTATCACCCCATACTATCCGCATCTTATTGACCGGCTATGCAGACTTAACTGCGGTAATTGATTCCATCAACGAAGGGGAGATTTTTCGTTATATCACCAAACCTTGGCAGACGGATGAACTTAAA is a window encoding:
- a CDS encoding sensor histidine kinase; the encoded protein is MNFSNLTTRLLCVLLLVFLVFLAMVYWIIDQQAKPEVAKLTSQTIIETGNEAVNGILSRVSQIDGMAVTASRMTGSLPKNADIINTSVGNLMANMDKGIVGGGVWYDPLMYKPNVDEAAFVWQRDMKGVMQSASQYQTINPGYQAPSKLTANRVADQKTQPQLAMPYYRDWWYVPAVYANHDHCVWSRAYIHPTTKQPVMTCAKAIFNAQNNGFEGVVSFDVLLGRMQSMVKEWQRKTGGYVFLVDMNNNFLTFPNEAQVKQVTATNPQGEMIDVNSFAKKNPDFAPIAKSLDNINDNIIKQAQKIDGGKFDFTANTLVSSTNLQKISASEARIISAMLMTQSGQNENLNATHFVEQVSLDNDLLLKTPSTAFIFAMPMTNWKMVIVKPNQELMLFANQLGKQLQWYMLLGFLPVLLLSGYIFHRILAVPLHQVARNVREIGQLIAQKKYLSLSDHKLPPANIQEIGVITDSMNQLVDRVVENEGALAKVNERLEQQVAERTENLHQALKDLKASQVQLVQSEKMATIGQMVAGVAHEVNTPLGYVGSNLELIDENIVRYDELIDHTQQLKHLMQASPTDTATINQTIEQTIACSDELVADAVSDDLHGLVDDAKFGVSQISELVVNLRDFSRIDQAKIKAVDINDCIKNSLVIARNNIKHLEVITELNAIEPVSCNPSQINQVLLNLFNNAAQAMGQNQHPTLHITSTEDAANVYISVADNGTGMSAETQAKIFEPFFTTKAAGEGTGLGLAISTQIMEQHNGDIHVQSQLGEGTTFTIRLPKTAISSEQSPKLLIAEES